In one window of Anabaena cylindrica PCC 7122 DNA:
- a CDS encoding DUF692 family multinuclear iron-containing protein: MTIQLSLSVNNLTEFSIYDEASQPIRNNGKLPFVEILWDNYCHLPPDKIVEYLSSFSDSIAFHIMWSRFIDRDLEQFEEFLRHLKFHVDVIKPLYISDHICTFHQGNVYVKSGLEFNYDNPEEVWHRIDRYQNYLGRQIILENFASMTSEGYKQIEFFEAMVNKTGCGIFFDISNARVAEYNGFTPITDWIDLLKEIPKLHCHVGGYEYKSDFGYYRDSHGDDISAQTLLDIKNVLICLDIQSICYEREHHKISQKMAVDLAQIANICRLN; encoded by the coding sequence ATGACTATTCAACTGAGTTTGAGCGTTAATAACCTGACTGAATTTTCGATTTATGACGAAGCTAGTCAGCCAATTAGAAATAACGGTAAGTTACCTTTTGTAGAAATTCTTTGGGACAATTATTGTCATTTACCACCTGATAAAATAGTTGAATATTTATCAAGTTTTAGCGATAGTATTGCTTTTCATATTATGTGGTCAAGATTTATTGATCGAGATTTAGAACAATTTGAAGAATTCCTTCGCCACCTTAAATTTCATGTAGATGTTATTAAACCTCTCTACATTTCTGATCATATTTGCACTTTTCATCAAGGTAATGTTTATGTTAAATCAGGATTAGAATTTAATTATGATAATCCTGAAGAGGTCTGGCACAGAATTGATCGCTATCAAAATTATCTTGGAAGACAAATTATCCTGGAAAATTTTGCCTCTATGACTTCAGAAGGCTACAAACAAATAGAATTCTTTGAAGCAATGGTGAATAAAACAGGATGTGGAATATTTTTTGATATTTCTAATGCTAGAGTTGCTGAATATAATGGATTTACCCCCATAACAGATTGGATAGATTTATTGAAAGAAATACCAAAATTACATTGTCATGTTGGTGGTTATGAATACAAATCTGATTTTGGTTATTATCGAGATAGTCATGGTGACGATATATCTGCACAGACTTTATTGGATATTAAAAATGTATTAATCTGCTTGGATATTCAAAGTATTTGTTATGAAAGAGAACATCATAAAATTAGTCAAAAAATGGCTGTAGACTTGGCACAAATAGCTAATATATGCAGATTAAATTAA
- a CDS encoding DUF1822 family protein, translating to MKLTTQHLKPIHSNQLFLEFSQEDIKKIWELEQKYTWELEQKYTNDVARWNAYLNHLCLQTFVRWLEDEEDISEMPLTFPAPNSLSNIWEFVNGTAITIGKTKIVLIPNEIIDTEEFYVPAEWVDIPEWKADYYLAVQVDLEEKWMRIWGYTSHRTVKQQGNYNYLQRAYVLEPEDLVEDIDLIWVATKLNLDEKVSVEPLPKLSNQIMKELIEKLSQPSSYSPRLDLDISFSEWCSLMRNDNCRQELYQKRLLNAGLVVVSNAATYQFNHTKVNLKQWLSNYFMETINQGWQDIQYFLSLNSKSPELAFRSRRSVAKEEIVQAKLIDFGVQLGDTSIILLVSLTPKDDDSVQVIAEVHPTGNDQYLPHTLKLKLLAESGESLDEVESRIKDNYIQTNYFDIVSETCFSLQVSLGNITVTEDFEI from the coding sequence ATGAAACTAACAACTCAACACCTAAAACCTATCCACAGTAATCAACTTTTCTTAGAATTTTCTCAAGAAGATATCAAAAAAATCTGGGAATTAGAACAAAAATATACTTGGGAATTAGAACAAAAATATACTAACGATGTAGCTCGATGGAATGCTTATTTGAATCACCTTTGTCTTCAAACTTTCGTTCGTTGGTTAGAAGATGAAGAAGATATATCAGAAATGCCTTTAACTTTTCCTGCTCCCAATAGCTTATCTAATATTTGGGAATTTGTTAATGGTACAGCAATCACTATCGGTAAAACCAAAATTGTCTTAATTCCCAACGAAATTATTGATACAGAAGAATTTTATGTTCCTGCGGAATGGGTAGATATTCCTGAGTGGAAAGCTGATTATTATTTAGCTGTACAAGTCGATTTAGAAGAAAAATGGATGCGAATTTGGGGTTATACGAGTCATCGTACTGTAAAGCAACAGGGAAACTATAATTATCTCCAAAGAGCTTATGTATTAGAACCAGAAGATTTAGTTGAGGATATTGATTTAATTTGGGTAGCTACCAAACTGAATTTAGATGAGAAAGTATCAGTTGAACCTTTACCTAAACTATCAAATCAAATCATGAAAGAATTAATCGAAAAATTAAGTCAACCGTCTTCCTATTCACCTCGTTTAGATTTAGATATTTCTTTTTCAGAATGGTGTAGCTTAATGAGAAATGATAATTGTAGACAAGAGTTGTATCAGAAACGATTGCTAAATGCTGGTTTAGTTGTTGTTAGTAATGCTGCTACTTATCAGTTTAACCATACAAAAGTTAATCTCAAACAATGGTTAAGCAACTATTTTATGGAAACAATTAATCAAGGATGGCAAGATATTCAGTATTTTCTCTCTCTTAATTCCAAATCCCCTGAATTAGCTTTTCGCTCTAGAAGAAGTGTAGCAAAAGAAGAAATAGTTCAAGCAAAACTCATTGATTTTGGAGTACAATTAGGAGATACAAGCATCATACTTCTTGTTTCACTCACACCCAAAGATGATGATTCAGTACAAGTTATAGCTGAAGTTCATCCTACAGGAAATGATCAATATTTACCCCATACTCTGAAACTTAAACTTCTGGCTGAATCAGGAGAATCCCTTGATGAAGTTGAGTCTCGAATCAAGGATAATTATATTCAGACTAATTATTTCGATATCGTATCAGAAACCTGCTTTAGTCTTCAGGTATCTCTTGGTAATATCACAGTTACAGAAGATTTTGAAATTTAA
- a CDS encoding CHASE2 domain-containing protein, translating into MSKCIILNLGSGNFEDGFPSLTVELREIHKSWPILRLKGSLPPVPEIPELYIKWKSLYDALAKKFRQRGNIPKVNKGGTKQISDIDFPHLCEQLKQSLNDWLNSPSFSKIEKKLCANLSPDEDVWIVVETDNQQVQKLPWHLWDFFTEYRHAEIAFSTKDSQQTKLPDSSINKVRILSILGNSQGINIDADRKKLSKIRDTKIEFLAEPKREEISEQLWTEGWDILFFAGHSETIANEKGKIYINRTDSLTIEQLKYSLRKAISNGLQLAIFNSCDGLGLAWELADLQIPQIIVMREPIPDLVAQEFLTYFLEGYTQGKSLYLAVREAREKLQDLEDKCHCASWLPIIYQNLAQIPLSWQQLRDKKITPESFLLPEPSLLIPSLIINGVIALLMIIIRFYGGLQFLELPAFDHLMRMRHLVVNEGVDTKILLVTITEEDLIYQNENKIRLDKNESISDQALDILLAKLNQYQPRVIGLDIYRENPINPQYINLIKNFQKDNFVGVCLIAKQETDGIGKPPSISNVQDNLGFTNFLVDDHNKLPKYVRRQLFGQPRNKKCETYLALSFQLAYHYLAKEPKLLNSGNNPDNLELDEFIVKKLGRRVEINAGGYKLPIQEIGGGQILLNYRITKKIAEEVHLREILSGLSDNQLSDLVKDKIVLIGTTAPESFQDQLLTPIDEKMPGVKIHAHQVSQILSTVLDNRHTLWWWPEEIEIIWITTWIFAGGSGFYYWRSLRYHLLNNIVVIIVLYGSCYIILLQGGWIPFVPSLIGLLLSGVTIPLYVLVIKNNLQTQFLQRIQNHENTR; encoded by the coding sequence GTGAGCAAGTGTATCATTTTAAATTTAGGAAGTGGTAATTTTGAAGATGGGTTTCCTTCCCTCACAGTTGAACTGCGAGAAATACATAAATCCTGGCCAATTCTCAGATTAAAAGGTAGTCTACCTCCAGTCCCAGAAATTCCTGAATTATATATCAAGTGGAAATCTCTTTATGATGCTCTTGCCAAGAAATTTAGACAACGTGGTAATATTCCTAAAGTTAATAAAGGTGGAACTAAGCAAATTTCTGATATTGATTTTCCTCATTTATGTGAGCAGTTAAAACAATCTCTAAATGATTGGTTAAACTCACCATCTTTTAGCAAAATTGAAAAAAAATTATGCGCTAATTTATCTCCAGATGAAGACGTTTGGATTGTTGTAGAAACTGATAATCAACAAGTGCAAAAACTTCCTTGGCATTTGTGGGATTTCTTTACAGAGTATCGTCATGCAGAAATTGCTTTTAGTACCAAAGATTCTCAACAAACAAAACTGCCTGATTCATCTATCAACAAGGTGAGAATTTTAAGCATTCTTGGTAATAGTCAGGGAATTAATATTGACGCAGACAGAAAAAAATTATCAAAAATACGTGATACTAAAATAGAATTTTTAGCAGAACCGAAACGAGAAGAAATTAGTGAGCAATTATGGACAGAAGGTTGGGATATTCTCTTTTTTGCAGGTCATAGTGAAACTATTGCTAATGAAAAGGGTAAGATTTATATTAATAGAACTGACAGTCTCACTATTGAACAGTTAAAATATTCTTTGCGAAAGGCGATTTCTAACGGTTTACAATTAGCAATTTTTAACTCCTGTGATGGATTAGGACTAGCTTGGGAATTAGCTGATTTACAAATTCCTCAAATTATTGTTATGAGAGAACCTATTCCTGATTTAGTTGCACAGGAATTTCTCACTTATTTTCTGGAAGGTTATACTCAGGGTAAATCATTATATCTAGCAGTCAGAGAAGCTAGAGAAAAATTACAAGACTTAGAAGATAAATGTCATTGTGCTAGTTGGTTGCCTATTATTTATCAAAATTTAGCTCAGATTCCTTTAAGTTGGCAACAGTTACGAGATAAAAAAATCACCCCAGAATCTTTTTTACTGCCAGAACCTTCTTTATTGATTCCTAGTTTAATTATTAATGGAGTAATTGCTTTATTAATGATAATAATTCGATTTTATGGAGGATTACAATTTTTAGAACTTCCAGCTTTTGACCATCTCATGAGGATGCGTCATTTAGTTGTTAATGAAGGTGTTGACACCAAGATTTTATTAGTGACAATTACTGAGGAAGATTTAATATATCAAAATGAGAATAAAATTAGACTTGACAAAAATGAATCCATTTCTGATCAAGCTTTAGATATACTATTAGCAAAATTAAATCAATATCAACCCAGAGTTATTGGTTTAGATATCTATCGGGAAAATCCTATTAATCCTCAATACATCAATTTAATTAAAAATTTTCAGAAAGATAATTTTGTAGGAGTTTGTTTAATAGCTAAACAAGAAACAGATGGTATAGGAAAACCTCCTAGTATTTCTAATGTGCAAGATAATTTAGGTTTTACTAATTTTCTTGTTGATGATCATAATAAGTTACCTAAATATGTTCGTCGTCAATTATTTGGACAACCTCGTAATAAAAAATGTGAAACTTATCTCGCGTTGAGTTTTCAACTAGCCTATCACTATCTAGCTAAAGAACCAAAACTATTAAACTCTGGAAATAATCCAGATAATTTAGAACTTGATGAATTTATTGTTAAAAAATTAGGAAGACGGGTAGAAATAAATGCGGGAGGATATAAGCTTCCTATTCAGGAAATTGGAGGAGGTCAAATTTTATTAAATTATCGAATTACCAAGAAAATTGCTGAGGAAGTCCATCTAAGAGAAATCCTATCTGGGTTATCAGATAATCAATTATCAGATTTAGTGAAAGATAAAATAGTCTTGATTGGTACGACAGCACCAGAATCTTTTCAAGATCAACTTCTAACACCTATTGACGAAAAGATGCCAGGAGTTAAAATTCATGCCCATCAAGTAAGTCAAATTCTCAGTACAGTTTTAGATAATCGGCATACTTTATGGTGGTGGCCAGAAGAAATAGAAATTATCTGGATTACAACTTGGATATTCGCAGGAGGATCAGGATTTTACTATTGGAGATCGCTTCGTTATCATTTGCTGAACAATATAGTAGTGATAATAGTTTTATATGGTAGTTGTTACATAATCTTGTTACAGGGGGGTTGGATTCCTTTTGTTCCGTCATTAATTGGATTATTATTAAGTGGTGTGACTATTCCTCTCTACGTTTTAGTTATTAAGAATAATTTACAAACCCAATTTCTTCAAAGGATACAAAATCATGAGAACACAAGATAA
- a CDS encoding DUF928 domain-containing protein, translating to MRTQDKLISIFYCFSIAMTWSTTNLFLYSKLVQAQSINSILLAKSRKPLDFSGTGRPNNQGGGGSRGICNHTDKNQNNSSDFPVALVPQKMGLTVSEYPTFWVYIPQSYKNLQRVELSVNLFDKKEETKRVFGISYQAKNIHGIVSLTPPKNKKYALEEGKIYTWYITLVCSKEANEQVNYDYIEDTYGSIKRVSSSVSSPNYEDFIRDQIWHDAVTDLGKRLLDNPGNQQLQNEWKNLLKTKGVELDLVLKSITEQPLVSCCEIESSD from the coding sequence ATGAGAACACAAGATAAACTAATTTCCATTTTTTATTGTTTCAGTATTGCTATGACTTGGAGTACAACGAACTTATTTCTTTACTCCAAGTTAGTTCAAGCTCAATCTATTAACTCTATTTTACTAGCAAAGAGTCGCAAACCTTTAGATTTCTCAGGTACAGGAAGACCTAATAATCAAGGTGGTGGTGGTAGTCGGGGAATTTGTAATCACACCGATAAAAATCAAAATAATAGCTCGGATTTTCCAGTTGCTTTAGTTCCTCAAAAAATGGGATTAACAGTTTCCGAATATCCTACTTTTTGGGTTTATATTCCCCAAAGTTATAAAAATTTACAAAGAGTAGAACTTTCAGTTAATTTATTTGATAAAAAGGAAGAAACTAAAAGAGTTTTTGGGATTTCTTATCAAGCCAAAAATATACATGGTATTGTTTCTTTAACTCCTCCAAAAAATAAAAAATATGCCTTGGAAGAAGGCAAAATTTATACTTGGTATATTACCCTTGTTTGTTCAAAAGAGGCTAATGAACAAGTAAATTATGATTATATTGAAGATACTTATGGTTCTATTAAACGAGTTTCTTCAAGTGTTTCTTCCCCTAATTATGAAGACTTTATCCGCGATCAAATTTGGCATGATGCAGTAACAGATTTAGGAAAACGTCTTCTAGATAATCCTGGAAATCAGCAACTACAGAATGAGTGGAAAAACTTACTGAAAACAAAAGGTGTTGAATTAGATTTAGTATTAAAATCAATTACAGAACAACCATTAGTTTCTTGTTGTGAAATAGAAAGTTCTGACTAA
- a CDS encoding CHAT domain-containing protein, translated as MKFFQKKQSPKSWRCLRRAKLSLILICILFFLSLLTPITVAQITPTTTLKLIEQAKINYQQGNYNNAIPLWQEAANIFAKQGDNLNQAMALSNLSLTYQKQGTWTEAKSKIEESLELLKKQPETIEKLQVLSQSLEIQGQLQREIGESNAAFITWQKATDIYTHLNQSQRKIQSEINQAKVLQDLGLYPRACQVLLQTLSIDLIQVSKDVKANIQNCKSLSQLNQTERENTANYLQNILNNQLESSFTNLIPAWIDLSQVLQIIGNLDLSEKILEFLETKLNKNSVNVSENSHLKKDLTLQLSTVYLNLGNNYRLKNKIETALNYYQKAIDIVQNDSFEYYRNLNFIQAKLNQINLLVVQNNLQEVNKKWQNLIQEIEALPVTQNQVYAQLNLVQSLMCWQHQTKQRDKEVVSPLLQSCQVQNKKTELSDTPEPPTLEVITKILNQAELLDNSKIQSYIKGYQGAIAQEQGNLSQAEELTQTALNLAGDNPEVAYRWQWQLAKLYKLNNKHQESLKVYENAYNNLQKLRQDLVSIHPDIQFNFRDSVEPMYREYVDLLLQDIDDLLKTDSEKAHRQRQLRTAREVIEDLQLAELNDFFRDACTDVKTEAIDEIDPEAAIIYSIILKNRIEVIAKLPNENQLLHNSFNISESEVNSQLKGLLDVIKRRRTVNDEVQKISKQFYNWLIQPFEQQFNQKQVKTLVFISDGLLRNIPMSIIYDANDHKYLIEKYAVALSPGLKLFSSNPLPKIELKALIGGITEERFGFPSLPNVKDELNKVQATLSQSQEPLLDGKFITSKLKEKIGLNNFKIVHLATHGNFSSNLENTFILAWDKELKIQELGQFLQTNQLQESSFIELLVLSACKTASGDNRATLGLAGVAVRAGARSTLASLWLVDDKSTAQLMTHFYQELSQAQKVNNITKAKALQKAQLALLNDENFEWKKPYYWSSFVLVGNWR; from the coding sequence ATGAAATTTTTTCAAAAAAAACAGTCACCTAAAAGCTGGCGATGCCTACGGCGAGCAAAGCTATCGCTAATTTTAATCTGTATTCTATTTTTCCTCTCCTTACTCACGCCCATAACAGTAGCTCAAATTACCCCAACTACTACTCTAAAACTCATTGAACAAGCCAAAATTAACTACCAACAAGGAAACTATAATAACGCCATTCCCCTTTGGCAAGAAGCAGCAAATATTTTCGCTAAACAAGGGGATAATCTGAATCAAGCAATGGCATTAAGTAACCTTTCTCTTACCTATCAAAAACAAGGAACATGGACAGAAGCTAAATCTAAAATTGAAGAAAGTTTAGAACTACTCAAAAAGCAACCAGAAACTATTGAGAAACTACAAGTTCTCTCTCAATCTTTAGAAATTCAAGGGCAGTTACAACGAGAAATAGGTGAATCAAATGCTGCCTTCATAACTTGGCAAAAAGCAACCGATATTTATACCCATCTTAATCAATCACAAAGAAAAATTCAGAGTGAAATCAATCAAGCTAAGGTCTTACAAGATTTAGGTTTATATCCCCGTGCTTGTCAAGTGTTATTGCAAACTTTATCCATTGATTTGATTCAAGTTAGTAAAGATGTAAAAGCTAATATTCAAAACTGTAAATCATTAAGTCAATTAAATCAAACAGAACGTGAAAACACTGCTAATTATTTACAAAATATTCTCAACAACCAATTAGAATCATCCTTTACTAATCTGATTCCAGCCTGGATTGATTTAAGTCAAGTTTTGCAAATTATTGGTAATTTAGATTTATCTGAGAAAATCCTGGAATTTCTAGAAACTAAACTTAATAAAAATAGTGTAAATGTTTCTGAAAATAGTCATTTAAAGAAAGATTTAACACTTCAATTAAGTACGGTTTATTTGAATTTGGGAAATAACTATCGTCTTAAAAATAAGATTGAAACAGCATTAAACTACTATCAAAAAGCCATAGATATTGTTCAAAATGATTCATTTGAATATTATCGTAACTTGAATTTTATTCAAGCTAAACTTAATCAAATTAATCTCTTAGTTGTTCAAAATAACTTGCAGGAAGTTAATAAAAAATGGCAGAATCTTATCCAAGAAATTGAAGCCTTACCAGTGACACAAAATCAAGTTTATGCCCAATTAAACCTAGTTCAAAGTTTAATGTGTTGGCAGCATCAAACAAAGCAACGAGATAAAGAAGTTGTTTCTCCACTTCTTCAAAGTTGTCAAGTTCAAAACAAAAAAACAGAACTTAGTGACACTCCTGAACCTCCCACTTTGGAAGTAATTACTAAGATTTTAAATCAAGCTGAACTCTTAGATAATTCCAAAATTCAATCTTATATTAAAGGTTATCAAGGAGCTATTGCCCAAGAACAAGGTAATTTAAGTCAAGCAGAAGAATTAACTCAAACAGCATTAAATTTAGCTGGTGATAACCCAGAAGTTGCTTATCGTTGGCAATGGCAGTTAGCCAAGTTATATAAATTAAACAACAAGCATCAAGAATCTTTAAAAGTTTATGAAAATGCTTACAATAATCTCCAGAAATTGCGACAAGATTTAGTTTCTATTCATCCAGATATTCAGTTTAATTTTCGGGATAGTGTTGAACCAATGTATCGTGAATATGTTGATTTACTATTACAGGATATTGATGATTTGTTAAAAACTGATTCTGAAAAAGCCCATCGACAACGACAATTGAGAACAGCAAGAGAAGTTATTGAAGACTTACAGTTAGCTGAATTAAATGACTTTTTCCGAGATGCTTGTACAGATGTTAAAACAGAAGCTATTGATGAAATTGATCCTGAAGCAGCAATTATTTATTCAATTATTCTGAAAAACCGAATTGAAGTTATTGCTAAATTGCCCAACGAAAATCAGTTACTACATAATTCTTTTAATATTTCTGAATCTGAAGTCAATTCTCAGCTTAAAGGTTTATTGGATGTAATCAAAAGAAGAAGGACTGTAAATGATGAAGTACAAAAAATATCTAAACAATTTTATAATTGGTTAATTCAACCATTTGAACAACAATTTAATCAAAAGCAAGTAAAAACATTAGTATTTATTTCAGATGGATTATTACGTAATATACCGATGTCAATTATTTATGATGCTAATGACCATAAATATTTAATTGAAAAATATGCTGTTGCACTAAGTCCAGGGCTAAAATTATTTAGTTCTAATCCTCTTCCCAAAATTGAATTAAAAGCTCTAATAGGAGGAATAACTGAAGAAAGATTTGGTTTTCCAAGTTTACCAAATGTTAAAGACGAATTAAACAAAGTCCAAGCTACTTTATCTCAATCCCAAGAACCTTTATTAGATGGTAAATTTATTACTTCAAAACTCAAAGAAAAAATAGGTTTAAATAATTTTAAAATTGTTCATTTAGCTACTCATGGTAATTTTAGTTCTAATTTAGAAAATACTTTTATTTTAGCTTGGGATAAAGAGCTTAAAATTCAAGAATTAGGACAATTTTTACAAACTAATCAATTACAAGAATCTTCATTTATCGAATTATTAGTTTTAAGTGCTTGTAAAACAGCATCTGGAGATAACCGGGCAACTTTAGGGTTAGCAGGAGTAGCAGTAAGAGCAGGTGCAAGAAGTACCCTAGCAAGTTTATGGTTAGTAGATGATAAATCAACTGCACAGCTTATGACTCATTTTTATCAAGAACTTAGTCAAGCTCAAAAAGTTAATAATATAACTAAAGCTAAAGCATTGCAAAAAGCACAATTGGCCTTATTAAATGACGAAAATTTTGAATGGAAAAAACCTTATTATTGGTCTTCCTTTGTTTTAGTAGGAAATTGGCGTTAG